A window of the Bradyrhizobium ottawaense genome harbors these coding sequences:
- a CDS encoding chloride channel protein yields the protein MTTKPRYLEAPRRLRAFVRAHEISLVILAALVGTVSGAVVVAMSVAVAGLHAVLFNISIRERLSSQLSIEPLRALLVPSLGGLVLGIAFLLISRWRPAREIDPIEANALHGGRMSFRGSVIVALQTIWSSGVGASVGLEAGYTQLASGLAASLGRGFHLRRADQRVMVGCGAAAAIAGAFGAPLAGAFYAFELVIGGYTPASLTPVGVAAVAGYFVTHGFSALSLGIGIESFGDVRGRDLAIAALFGLLAGLFGIAIMRGVALCEALLAKIRLWSPLRPALGGLAVGAMALWTPLVMSSGHGALHFTGIVSLPLAVIAGVFLLKAAASIVSLGSGFRGGLFFATLLMGALGGRLFAAGFDAIVPGFHLEPGVYAVIGMSALSASVVGGPLTMSFIALESTGNLWVTTAVLVAVIISTLITRELFGYSFATWRLHLRGETIRSAADVGWIRDLTVGRLMRPDLTTVMANMKIEEFREKFPLGSKTQVVAVDGAGHYVGLALIAEAHAPDVDESKSLVDILHHREVVLHPAMNIQEAIAVFDAAEAETLVVVEAGGERSPLGILTEAHAMKRYAEESEQRRREAVGD from the coding sequence ATGACCACCAAGCCCCGCTACCTGGAGGCGCCACGCCGGCTGCGGGCCTTCGTCCGCGCGCATGAAATCAGCCTGGTGATCCTGGCGGCGCTGGTCGGAACCGTCAGCGGGGCGGTGGTGGTCGCCATGAGCGTGGCGGTCGCGGGCCTTCACGCCGTCCTGTTCAATATTTCGATCCGGGAACGGCTTTCGAGCCAGCTTTCGATCGAGCCGCTGCGGGCCCTGCTGGTGCCGAGCCTGGGCGGGCTCGTGCTCGGCATCGCCTTCCTGCTGATCTCGCGCTGGCGGCCGGCGCGCGAGATCGACCCGATCGAGGCCAATGCCCTGCATGGCGGGCGAATGTCGTTTCGCGGCAGCGTGATCGTGGCGCTGCAGACGATTTGGTCGAGCGGCGTAGGCGCCTCCGTCGGCCTCGAGGCCGGCTATACCCAGCTCGCCAGTGGCCTCGCCGCCTCGCTGGGGCGGGGATTTCACCTGCGCCGGGCCGACCAGCGCGTCATGGTCGGCTGTGGTGCTGCCGCGGCGATTGCCGGCGCGTTCGGCGCGCCCTTGGCCGGTGCGTTCTACGCGTTCGAGCTGGTGATCGGCGGCTATACCCCGGCCAGCCTGACCCCGGTCGGCGTTGCCGCCGTCGCCGGCTATTTCGTCACCCACGGCTTTTCGGCGCTGTCGCTCGGCATCGGCATCGAATCGTTCGGCGACGTGCGCGGGCGCGATCTGGCGATTGCCGCCCTGTTCGGCCTGCTGGCCGGGCTGTTCGGAATCGCGATCATGCGCGGCGTGGCGCTGTGCGAGGCGTTGCTGGCGAAGATCCGGCTGTGGTCGCCGCTGCGCCCGGCGCTCGGCGGTCTCGCCGTCGGCGCCATGGCGCTGTGGACGCCGCTGGTGATGTCGTCGGGGCACGGCGCGCTGCATTTCACTGGGATCGTCTCCTTGCCGCTGGCCGTGATCGCCGGCGTGTTCCTGCTCAAGGCCGCGGCCTCGATCGTCTCGCTCGGCAGCGGTTTTCGCGGCGGATTATTTTTTGCTACGCTCCTGATGGGTGCGCTGGGCGGCCGGCTGTTTGCCGCCGGCTTTGATGCGATCGTGCCCGGCTTTCATCTCGAACCCGGCGTCTATGCCGTGATCGGCATGAGCGCGTTGTCGGCCTCGGTGGTTGGCGGTCCCTTGACGATGTCGTTCATTGCGCTGGAGTCCACCGGCAATCTCTGGGTTACCACCGCCGTGCTGGTCGCGGTCATCATCTCGACGCTGATCACCCGCGAACTGTTCGGCTACTCCTTTGCGACCTGGCGGCTGCATCTGCGCGGCGAGACCATTCGCAGCGCCGCCGATGTCGGCTGGATCCGGGATCTGACCGTCGGACGGCTGATGCGGCCCGATCTCACCACCGTGATGGCGAACATGAAAATCGAGGAATTCCGGGAGAAATTTCCGCTGGGCTCGAAGACGCAGGTGGTCGCGGTCGACGGCGCGGGCCATTATGTCGGGCTGGCGCTGATCGCCGAAGCGCACGCACCCGATGTCGACGAGAGCAAAAGCCTGGTCGATATCCTGCATCACCGCGAGGTGGTGCTGCATCCGGCCATGAACATCCAGGAAGCGATTGCGGTCTTCGATGCCGCCGAAGCCGAAACGCTGGTCGTGGTCGAAGCCGGCGGCGAACGCAGCCCGCTCGGAATTCTCACCGAAGCCCACGCCATGAAGCGCTACGCGGAAGAATCCGAACAGCGCCGGCGCGAGGCCGTCGGGGACTAG
- a CDS encoding DsbA family protein — protein MSRTNDPAGNRPEHSRREALGLLGVSAALLGAAALSRPAVAADDETVLTEALVLRDPEIPAAGNVDGDVTIVEWFDYNCPYCRKIDPELRQVIQDDGKVRLVLKDWPILGPVSKVASRMALAAKYQDKFMAAHEAMIGVSSKLTEPRLGELLSGAGIDMERLKRDLQTNAKAIDAILARNNDQALAFGFKGTPSFIVGKFRVPGVLTMAEFELVIADARKAKALKG, from the coding sequence ATGAGCCGAACCAACGATCCAGCCGGGAACCGTCCGGAACACAGCCGCCGCGAAGCGCTCGGCTTGCTTGGCGTGAGCGCGGCGCTGCTGGGTGCGGCCGCGCTGTCGCGCCCGGCGGTTGCCGCGGATGACGAGACGGTTCTGACGGAAGCACTGGTGCTGCGCGACCCCGAAATTCCCGCGGCGGGGAACGTTGACGGCGACGTCACGATCGTCGAATGGTTCGACTATAATTGCCCGTATTGCCGCAAGATCGATCCGGAACTCCGGCAGGTCATCCAGGATGACGGCAAGGTCCGCCTGGTGCTGAAGGACTGGCCGATCCTGGGGCCGGTCTCCAAGGTCGCTTCGCGGATGGCGCTGGCCGCCAAGTACCAGGACAAGTTCATGGCCGCGCATGAGGCGATGATCGGCGTCAGTTCGAAACTGACCGAACCGCGTCTCGGCGAACTGCTGTCGGGTGCCGGCATCGACATGGAGCGCCTCAAGCGCGATCTTCAGACCAATGCGAAGGCGATCGACGCCATCCTCGCCCGCAATAACGATCAGGCGCTGGCGTTCGGATTCAAAGGCACGCCATCCTTCATCGTCGGAAAATTCCGCGTGCCGGGTGTCCTGACCATGGCGGAATTCGAGCTGGTGATCGCCGACGCCCGCAAGGCCAAGGCCCTCAAGGGCTAG
- a CDS encoding peptidyl-alpha-hydroxyglycine alpha-amidating lyase family protein codes for MPTILGSGDHRYRVVENFAKLPTGWSLTDVASVAVDSKDRLYVFNRGAHPMVVLDRAGNFITSWGEGLFNRAHGLHIDSDDHLYCTDDGDHTVRKCSTDGKVLLTIGIPNKPAPFMSGEPFHRCTHTALSPKGEIYVSDGYGNACVHKYSPDGKLLKTWGEPGTDPGQFNIVHNIATDADGFVYVADRENHRVQVFDGNGKYETQWNNLHRPCALCRCGGKQPTFIIGELGPGMNVNRKSPNLGPRLSIVDAKGNRIARLGGENGPGIEAGKFLAPHGIAMDSRGDIYLGEVGVTDWKTSFPDTPMPPEVGVTRCLQKLEKI; via the coding sequence ATGCCGACCATTCTCGGCTCGGGCGACCACCGTTACCGCGTGGTGGAGAATTTCGCGAAACTCCCTACCGGCTGGAGCCTCACCGACGTCGCGTCCGTCGCGGTCGACAGCAAGGACCGCCTTTATGTCTTCAACCGCGGCGCCCATCCGATGGTGGTGCTGGACCGCGCGGGCAATTTCATCACCAGCTGGGGCGAAGGGCTGTTCAACCGCGCCCATGGCCTGCACATCGACAGCGACGACCATCTCTATTGCACCGATGACGGCGACCACACCGTGCGCAAGTGCTCGACCGACGGCAAGGTGCTGCTGACGATCGGCATCCCGAACAAGCCTGCGCCGTTCATGAGCGGCGAGCCGTTTCATCGCTGCACCCATACCGCGCTGTCGCCGAAGGGCGAGATCTACGTCTCCGACGGTTACGGCAATGCCTGCGTCCACAAATATTCGCCGGACGGCAAGCTGTTGAAGACCTGGGGCGAACCCGGCACCGATCCCGGCCAGTTCAACATCGTCCACAACATCGCCACCGATGCCGACGGTTTCGTCTACGTCGCCGACCGCGAGAACCACCGCGTGCAGGTGTTCGACGGCAACGGCAAATACGAAACGCAGTGGAACAATCTGCATCGCCCCTGCGCGCTGTGCCGCTGCGGCGGCAAGCAGCCGACCTTCATCATCGGCGAACTCGGCCCGGGCATGAACGTGAACCGCAAGTCGCCCAATCTCGGCCCGCGGCTTTCCATCGTCGACGCCAAGGGCAACCGCATCGCGCGTCTCGGTGGAGAAAATGGGCCGGGCATCGAGGCCGGCAAATTCCTGGCGCCGCACGGCATCGCGATGGATTCCAGAGGCGACATCTATCTCGGCGAAGTCGGCGTCACCGACTGGAAGACCAGCTTTCCGGACACCCCGATGCCGCCGGAGGTTGGCGTCACGCGCTGCCTGCAGAAGCTGGAGAAGATCTAG
- a CDS encoding HNH endonuclease encodes MNAHVSQGGWPVLVLNADFRPLSYYPLSLWSWQDAIKAVFLDRVNIVEHYDRAVHSPTFEIQLPSVVSLKSFVKPTTHPAFTRFNVFLRDRFVCQYCHAHDDLTFDHIIPRSKGGQTTWENVVAACSPCNLRKGNLTPQQARMFPRQHPFAPTVHQLHRNGRLFPPNYLHDSWLDYLYWDTELDP; translated from the coding sequence TTGAACGCACATGTCTCGCAAGGCGGTTGGCCGGTACTGGTGCTCAACGCGGATTTCCGGCCGCTGAGTTATTACCCGCTGTCTCTCTGGTCGTGGCAGGACGCGATCAAGGCGGTGTTTCTCGATCGCGTCAACATCGTCGAGCACTACGACCGTGCGGTGCACAGCCCGACCTTCGAGATCCAGCTGCCGAGCGTGGTGTCGCTGAAGTCGTTCGTCAAGCCGACCACCCACCCCGCCTTCACCCGGTTCAACGTCTTCCTGCGCGACCGCTTCGTCTGCCAGTATTGCCACGCGCATGACGACCTCACCTTCGATCACATCATCCCGCGCAGCAAAGGCGGCCAGACCACCTGGGAAAACGTGGTCGCGGCCTGTTCGCCCTGCAATCTGCGCAAGGGCAACCTGACGCCGCAGCAGGCACGGATGTTTCCAAGGCAACACCCGTTCGCGCCGACGGTGCATCAGCTGCACCGCAACGGGCGGCTGTTCCCGCCGAACTATCTGCACGATAGCTGGCTGGATTATTTATACTGGGATACCGAGCTCGATCCGTAG
- a CDS encoding S1C family serine protease, translating into MPSLTEWKVPPANQPRPGDYSFDLDRTLSSVVGLHSIVPPDAFSAETLGTERAGNGVLIDDGLVLTIGYLITEAESVWLHRGDGRVVEGHALGFDFESGFGLVQALGHLDLDPLPLGSSAAAQIGDRVVVGGAGGRTRSVASQIAAKQEFAGYWEYLLDEAIFTHPAHPNWGGTGLISSSGELLGIGSLQLEREREGEAEHVNMIVPIDLLKPVLDDLRKFGRVNKPSRPWLGMFSTEIDNRVVVVGIASKGPAARAELKTGDVILAVNGDKITSQTGFYRKLWALGPAGVDVPLTVYHEGVTFDVTLTSTDRARLLKAPRLH; encoded by the coding sequence ATGCCCTCTTTGACCGAATGGAAGGTGCCGCCGGCCAACCAGCCCCGTCCGGGCGACTACAGTTTCGACCTCGACCGCACGCTGTCGTCGGTGGTCGGGCTGCATTCGATCGTCCCGCCCGATGCCTTCAGCGCCGAAACGCTCGGCACCGAACGCGCCGGCAACGGCGTGCTGATCGATGACGGACTGGTGCTGACCATCGGCTATCTCATCACCGAGGCCGAATCCGTCTGGCTGCATCGCGGCGACGGCCGCGTGGTCGAGGGACACGCGCTCGGCTTCGATTTCGAATCCGGCTTCGGACTGGTGCAGGCGCTCGGCCACCTCGATCTCGATCCGCTGCCGCTCGGCTCTTCCGCCGCGGCCCAGATCGGCGACCGCGTGGTGGTCGGCGGCGCCGGCGGTCGCACGCGTTCGGTCGCCAGCCAGATCGCGGCCAAGCAGGAATTCGCCGGCTACTGGGAGTATCTGCTGGATGAAGCGATCTTCACCCATCCCGCGCATCCGAACTGGGGCGGCACCGGACTGATCTCGAGCAGCGGCGAACTGCTCGGCATCGGCTCGCTGCAGCTCGAACGCGAGCGCGAAGGCGAGGCCGAACATGTCAACATGATCGTGCCGATCGACCTGTTGAAACCGGTGCTCGACGATTTGCGCAAGTTCGGCCGCGTCAACAAGCCGTCACGGCCCTGGCTCGGAATGTTCTCGACCGAGATCGACAACCGCGTCGTGGTGGTCGGCATCGCCAGCAAGGGTCCGGCGGCGCGCGCCGAACTCAAGACCGGCGATGTCATCCTCGCGGTGAACGGCGACAAGATCACCAGCCAGACCGGCTTCTACCGCAAGCTATGGGCGCTCGGTCCCGCCGGCGTCGACGTGCCGCTCACGGTCTACCATGAAGGCGTCACCTTCGACGTCACTCTGACCTCGACCGATCGCGCCAGGCTCTTGAAGGCGCCAAGGTTGCACTGA
- a CDS encoding phospholipase yields MSEAVVDDIVAVLPPLLQSLESLGFVARHLNPPDFGRVMEAAGSPDEALRAVRPRLAQWPEEFAGIGTSLASASDAALAAFEGLRAVQNGNGDLVSVFKALRYAPRAQEALYALSAKLPPVSEFFVDPQLRGDAGLAARLAAPANDNTGIFHDANEPGSRGGFSVYVPEYYAPDRPLPLVMALHGGSGNGRGFLWSWLRDARSRGAILIAPTATGQTWALMGDDTDTPNLMRILEQVRSRWNIDAKRMLLTGMSDGGTFCYVTGFESASPFTHLAPVSATFHPLMAEMADAERLRGLPVHIVHGRLDWMFPVQVARQTSQALSAVGADVTYRELDDLSHCYPREMNAEILDWLNRA; encoded by the coding sequence ATGAGCGAGGCCGTGGTGGACGACATCGTGGCCGTGCTGCCGCCGCTGTTGCAATCGCTGGAGTCGCTCGGCTTCGTTGCGCGCCATCTCAACCCGCCGGATTTCGGCCGCGTCATGGAAGCCGCAGGCTCTCCGGACGAGGCGTTGCGCGCGGTTCGTCCGCGGCTGGCGCAATGGCCTGAGGAATTCGCCGGCATCGGAACGTCACTTGCATCGGCCAGCGATGCGGCACTGGCCGCGTTCGAGGGCCTGCGTGCCGTGCAGAACGGCAACGGCGATCTCGTCAGCGTGTTCAAGGCATTGCGTTACGCGCCCCGCGCGCAGGAGGCGCTGTACGCGCTGTCGGCAAAACTGCCGCCGGTCAGCGAATTCTTTGTCGATCCGCAGTTGCGTGGTGACGCCGGTCTTGCGGCCCGGCTCGCCGCGCCCGCCAACGACAACACCGGCATCTTTCACGACGCCAACGAACCGGGCAGCCGCGGCGGCTTCTCGGTCTACGTTCCCGAATATTACGCGCCCGATCGGCCTCTTCCGCTGGTGATGGCGCTGCATGGCGGCAGCGGCAATGGCCGCGGTTTCCTGTGGAGCTGGCTGCGCGATGCCCGCAGCCGTGGCGCCATCCTGATCGCGCCGACCGCGACCGGCCAAACCTGGGCGCTGATGGGCGACGACACCGATACGCCGAACCTGATGCGCATCCTCGAGCAGGTGCGCTCGCGCTGGAATATCGATGCGAAACGAATGCTGCTGACCGGCATGAGCGACGGCGGCACCTTTTGCTACGTGACGGGATTCGAGAGCGCCTCGCCCTTCACCCATCTGGCGCCGGTGTCGGCAACCTTCCACCCGCTGATGGCCGAAATGGCCGATGCCGAACGGCTGCGCGGGCTTCCGGTCCATATCGTGCACGGCCGGCTCGACTGGATGTTTCCGGTGCAGGTGGCGCGGCAGACCAGCCAGGCGCTATCGGCTGTTGGCGCCGACGTCACCTATCGCGAGCTCGACGACCTCAGCCATTGCTATCCGCGCGAGATGAACGCGGAGATCCTGGATTGGCTCAACCGCGCATAG
- a CDS encoding flavin-containing monooxygenase, with protein sequence MLDKTDDISVAADNWLAQFEEALAKLDDGLLKALFCQDSHWRDVLALSWNIQTINGADGILRELKALARKAAPRAFAIDPDRRAPRKVMRAGTNSIEAIFKFETAVGRGSGILRLVPDATDGRLKAWTLLTELGELKGFEEQVGAQRPRGSAYSRDFRGPNWLDLRNASSAYADHAPTVLVIGGGQSGLSIAARLKQLNVDTLIVDREKRIGDNWRKRYHALTLHNQVQVNHLPYMHFPPNWPTYIPKDKLANWFESYVESMELNFWTGTEFEGGSYDETEGRWTVTLRRADGSRRTMHPRHVVLATGVSGIPSIPEISGLKDFAGKVMHSSQYDDGENWKSKRAIVVGTGNSGHDIAQDLHSSGADVTMVQRSSTLVVSIEPSAQLVYTPYNDGTLEDNDLIATSMPLQVARKSHALTTDKSKELDKDLLDGLARAGFKLDFGEDNTGWQFKYLTRGGGYYFNVGCSDLIVKGAIALKQFADIDKFVAAGAQMKDGNTVAADLVVLATGYKRQEELVRKLFGEGVEKRVGTIWGFGDGQELRNMYTRTGQPGLWLIAGGLAQCRIGSKHLALQIKAIEEGLLPRGVGPRANPA encoded by the coding sequence ATGCTCGACAAGACCGACGATATTTCGGTTGCGGCCGACAACTGGCTCGCGCAATTCGAAGAGGCGCTAGCCAAGCTGGACGATGGCTTGCTGAAAGCCCTGTTTTGCCAGGACAGCCATTGGCGCGACGTGCTGGCGCTGAGCTGGAACATCCAGACCATCAACGGCGCGGACGGAATCTTGCGCGAACTCAAGGCGCTTGCGCGCAAGGCGGCGCCGCGGGCCTTTGCGATCGATCCCGATCGCCGCGCGCCGCGCAAGGTGATGCGCGCCGGCACCAACAGCATTGAAGCCATCTTCAAATTCGAAACCGCGGTCGGACGCGGCAGCGGCATCCTGCGGCTGGTCCCGGATGCGACCGACGGCAGGCTGAAGGCCTGGACGCTGCTGACCGAGCTTGGCGAGTTGAAAGGTTTTGAGGAACAGGTCGGCGCCCAGCGCCCGCGCGGCAGCGCCTATTCGCGCGATTTCCGCGGCCCCAACTGGCTCGATCTGCGCAACGCATCCAGCGCCTATGCCGACCACGCCCCCACCGTGCTCGTGATCGGCGGCGGCCAATCCGGCCTGAGCATCGCCGCCCGGCTGAAGCAACTGAACGTCGATACGCTGATCGTCGATCGCGAAAAACGCATCGGCGACAACTGGCGCAAGCGCTACCACGCGCTGACGCTGCATAACCAGGTTCAGGTCAACCACCTGCCCTATATGCACTTCCCGCCGAACTGGCCGACTTACATTCCGAAGGACAAGCTCGCCAACTGGTTCGAGTCCTATGTCGAAAGCATGGAGCTCAACTTCTGGACCGGGACCGAGTTCGAAGGCGGCAGCTATGACGAGACCGAAGGCCGCTGGACCGTGACGCTGCGCCGCGCCGACGGCAGCAGGCGCACCATGCATCCGCGCCATGTCGTACTGGCGACCGGCGTCAGCGGCATTCCGAGTATTCCCGAAATTTCCGGCCTGAAGGATTTTGCCGGCAAGGTGATGCATTCCAGCCAGTATGATGACGGCGAGAACTGGAAGAGCAAGCGCGCCATCGTTGTCGGCACCGGCAATAGCGGCCACGACATCGCGCAGGACCTGCATTCGAGCGGCGCCGACGTCACCATGGTGCAGCGCTCATCGACCCTGGTCGTCAGCATCGAACCGTCGGCGCAACTGGTCTACACGCCCTATAACGATGGCACGCTCGAGGATAACGACCTGATCGCGACCTCGATGCCGCTCCAGGTCGCGCGCAAGAGCCATGCGTTGACGACCGATAAATCCAAGGAGCTCGACAAGGACCTGCTCGACGGCCTCGCGCGCGCCGGCTTCAAGCTCGATTTCGGCGAGGACAATACCGGCTGGCAGTTCAAATATCTCACCCGCGGCGGCGGTTATTATTTCAACGTCGGCTGTTCCGACCTGATCGTGAAGGGCGCTATCGCGCTGAAGCAATTCGCCGACATCGACAAATTCGTCGCCGCCGGCGCGCAGATGAAGGATGGCAACACCGTCGCCGCCGACCTGGTGGTGCTGGCAACCGGCTACAAACGCCAGGAAGAACTGGTGCGCAAGCTGTTCGGCGAAGGCGTGGAGAAGCGCGTCGGCACGATCTGGGGATTCGGCGACGGCCAGGAACTGCGCAACATGTACACGCGCACCGGCCAGCCCGGCCTGTGGCTGATCGCCGGCGGCCTCGCCCAATGCCGGATCGGATCGAAGCATCTGGCGCTGCAGATCAAGGCGATCGAGGAAGGGCTGTTGCCGCGGGGCGTGGGGCCGCGGGCGAATCCTGCGTAA
- a CDS encoding AMP-binding protein: protein MLIPIADVPLWYAERKPKDAVAVSHGADELTWEQLERNANRRARAFAAKGVKPGDFVAIGLPNSNAFFETTFAVWKCGATPTSLTWRLPRGEAAAVLDILKPSLVVGGQPDWNAPNSLPADFLPEGFSDEPLTNPVARYWKAMTSGGSTGRPKVILDHMPAVHDTAVASGLGIPQNGSLLNPGPLYHNAPFIATHVALFSGSRVTGLVKFDAEETLRLIEANKVQWVNFVPTMMHRIWALPDAVRNGYDLSSLQIVFHMAAPMPPWLKEKWIEWLGPQRIYELYGGTERQGATIITGVEWLGHRGSVGKIGDTGRLKIVGEDGNEVATGETGEIYFLPNDGAGSTYHYLGAEPKRRPDGWESLGDIGRLDADGYLYLGDRLADMILRGGANIYPAEIEAAVTAHPHVRSCVVVGLPDPEFGQRVHAILELDPATDAQAVADGMGAFLADQLSRYKHPESFEIVRVGLRDDSGKVRRTMLRDERAGWMQQNRDFRIMPAGARAKVE from the coding sequence ATGCTGATTCCCATTGCCGACGTGCCCCTCTGGTATGCCGAACGCAAACCGAAGGATGCCGTCGCGGTCAGCCATGGCGCCGATGAACTGACCTGGGAGCAGCTTGAGCGCAACGCCAACCGCCGCGCCCGCGCCTTTGCCGCCAAGGGCGTCAAGCCCGGTGACTTCGTCGCCATTGGGCTACCCAACAGCAACGCGTTTTTCGAGACCACCTTTGCGGTGTGGAAATGCGGCGCGACGCCGACGTCGCTGACCTGGCGGCTGCCGCGCGGCGAGGCCGCCGCCGTGCTCGATATTCTCAAGCCTTCGCTGGTGGTCGGCGGCCAGCCGGACTGGAACGCGCCGAATTCGCTGCCGGCCGATTTCTTACCCGAAGGTTTCTCCGACGAACCACTGACCAACCCGGTGGCGCGCTACTGGAAGGCGATGACCAGCGGCGGCTCGACCGGGCGGCCGAAGGTGATCCTCGATCATATGCCTGCGGTCCACGACACGGCAGTCGCGTCGGGGCTTGGCATTCCGCAGAACGGGTCGCTGCTCAATCCCGGCCCGCTCTATCACAACGCACCGTTCATCGCGACGCATGTCGCGCTGTTTTCGGGCAGCCGCGTCACCGGCCTGGTCAAATTCGACGCCGAGGAAACGCTGCGCCTGATCGAGGCCAACAAGGTGCAATGGGTCAATTTCGTGCCGACCATGATGCATCGGATCTGGGCGCTGCCGGACGCAGTGCGCAACGGCTACGATCTTTCCAGCCTGCAGATCGTGTTTCACATGGCCGCTCCGATGCCGCCGTGGCTGAAGGAAAAATGGATCGAGTGGCTGGGGCCGCAGCGGATCTATGAACTCTATGGCGGCACCGAGCGCCAGGGCGCCACGATCATCACCGGCGTCGAATGGCTGGGGCACAGGGGCTCGGTCGGCAAGATCGGCGACACCGGCCGCCTGAAGATCGTCGGCGAGGACGGCAACGAGGTCGCCACCGGCGAGACCGGTGAGATCTATTTCCTGCCCAATGACGGCGCCGGCAGCACCTATCACTATCTCGGCGCCGAGCCGAAGCGCCGGCCCGACGGCTGGGAATCGCTCGGCGACATCGGCAGGCTCGATGCCGACGGCTATCTCTATCTCGGCGACCGGCTCGCCGACATGATCCTGCGCGGCGGCGCCAATATCTATCCGGCCGAGATCGAGGCCGCGGTCACGGCGCATCCGCACGTCCGCTCCTGCGTCGTCGTCGGCCTGCCCGATCCGGAATTCGGACAGCGCGTCCACGCCATCCTCGAACTCGACCCGGCGACCGATGCGCAGGCGGTCGCCGACGGCATGGGCGCGTTCCTCGCCGATCAGCTCAGCCGCTACAAGCATCCGGAGAGTTTCGAGATCGTGCGCGTCGGCCTGCGCGACGATTCCGGAAAGGTCCGCCGCACCATGCTGCGCGACGAGCGCGCCGGCTGGATGCAGCAAAATCGCGATTTCAGGATCATGCCGGCCGGGGCGCGGGCCAAGGTGGAGTAA
- a CDS encoding DUF1236 domain-containing protein, producing MHFDIGRLPGFPDWNNGLAGPFMQSTTTEDLQMKTRFLISTAVGLVFATAALAQSPSSTTTAPTTSQTQSPTTPLPSASTSTAPSPSTGNAQAQTTVPASPSGATQPAQAQTANPAPSTGQAQQAPASGTSTTTAQQPAQSSAPANTAQSASTGVNASVNINDQQRTRVNESITRLNVQPVNNVNFSLTVGTAVPRDVHLQTLPADVVEVVPQYRGYSFFVVRDEIVIVEPSTYKIVTVLPRSGGATAAAPASSHSKVSFTDKDRDVVRKHIKTRTTEHQTTGSTAKVVIRRGERLPDSVEFEEFPETVYREAPSLREYRYVHRENRTYLVDPGERRVIEEID from the coding sequence ATGCATTTCGATATCGGCCGCTTGCCAGGTTTTCCCGATTGGAACAACGGGCTTGCCGGTCCGTTCATGCAGTCCACAACAACAGAGGATCTTCAGATGAAGACACGTTTTCTGATAAGTACGGCCGTGGGCCTGGTCTTTGCTACGGCAGCATTGGCGCAATCGCCCAGTTCCACGACCACTGCCCCGACCACTTCACAAACCCAGAGCCCGACCACCCCGCTGCCGTCCGCTTCCACGTCGACGGCTCCGAGCCCCTCCACCGGCAATGCGCAGGCGCAAACCACCGTTCCCGCATCCCCGAGCGGGGCCACCCAGCCGGCGCAGGCGCAAACCGCCAACCCGGCACCGTCCACCGGCCAGGCGCAGCAGGCTCCCGCCAGCGGCACCTCGACCACGACGGCGCAGCAGCCGGCTCAGTCGTCAGCGCCTGCGAATACGGCACAGTCGGCGTCGACGGGCGTGAATGCTTCCGTCAACATCAACGATCAGCAACGCACGCGCGTCAACGAGTCGATCACGCGGTTGAACGTGCAGCCCGTCAACAACGTCAATTTCTCGTTGACGGTCGGGACCGCCGTTCCTCGCGATGTCCATCTGCAGACCCTGCCGGCCGATGTCGTGGAAGTCGTGCCGCAATACCGCGGATACAGCTTCTTCGTCGTGCGCGATGAGATCGTCATCGTCGAACCGTCCACCTACAAGATCGTGACGGTTCTGCCGCGCTCCGGCGGAGCGACGGCCGCTGCGCCGGCCTCGTCGCATTCAAAGGTCTCGTTTACCGACAAGGATCGCGATGTCGTGCGCAAGCACATCAAGACGAGGACGACCGAACACCAGACGACGGGCAGCACGGCCAAGGTGGTCATCCGCCGCGGCGAACGTTTGCCGGACTCGGTCGAGTTTGAGGAATTTCCCGAAACGGTCTACCGGGAGGCGCCTTCCTTGCGCGAATACCGCTACGTTCATCGCGAGAACCGGACCTATCTGGTCGATCCGGGCGAGCGCCGGGTGATCGAAGAAATCGACTGA